One genomic window of Hymenobacter sp. J193 includes the following:
- a CDS encoding CusA/CzcA family heavy metal efflux RND transporter: MFDRLIYFSIHNKLIIGLLTLALVTWGGYSLSRLPIDAVPDITTNQVVVYTVAPSLAAGDIERLVSFPIEQSVATIPGREEVRSFSRFGLSVVTIVFEDKLDIYWARQQVAERLREAESQIPAGIGRPQLAPVSTGLGEIYQYLVRARPGYEQRYDARELRTIQDWIVRRQLLGTPGVADVSSFGGKVKQYEIALDPARLRSLHVTVDQVYQAVARNNQNAGGAYLDQKPTAYVIRTEGLAENAADLGNIVVRNTQGGLPVLVRDVAQVGLGSAVRYGAMTRNDEGEVTGGIVLMLKGANANEVIKAVKARMQTVRASLPEGVTVDVYLDRSDLVGRTIHTVSKNLIEGALIVVFVLVLFLGNWRAGLIVASVIPLAMLFAISMMRLFGVSGNLMSLGAIDFGLIVDGAVIIVEAIVHRLHAGRGPGHAAGQLTRQEMNDETYQAAAQIRSSAAFGEIILLIVYLPLLALAGIEGKMFRPMAETVAFAILGAFILSLTYVPMMSALALSRNPRSKPTFSDHMMRWLEARYRPLVGWALSHKAVVLTSAGALFGGALLLFRTLGGEFIPQLTEGDFAVEMRTLTGSSLSYTVDKSLQAGGMLKQQFPEVKEVVGKIGAAEIPTDPMPMDAGDLIVVLRPQQEWTSAASREELAEKMARTVGVIPGVTFSFQQPIQMRFNELISGAKQDVVLKIYGEDLQQLALYARQAAALARQVPGAEDVYVEEITGLPQIVVKLDRNRMARFGLNADEVNRTVQTAFAGQQAGQLFEQERRFDVVLRLRPELRRNIDHVRQLLVATPDGEQVPLEQVATVQAQEGPNQIQRDDARRRVTVAFNVRGRDVETVVEELQAKVDRQLKLAPGYYTSYGGQFENLRQATGRLGIAVPVALGLIFVLLFFTFRSLKQAALIFTAIPLSAIGGVLALWLRGMPFSISAGVGFIALFGVAVLNGIVLIGYFNQLKAEGVSNLRERILRGTAVRLRPVLMTATVASLGFLPMALAQSAGAEVQRPLATVVIGGLVTATLLTLLVLPALYALSERTDKPAASSPAPTWPGPVPLLMALVALGSSWLSATPARAQPPITASQALTQALQANGTVQAAQRALEAQQALHRTVYDIGQTSVLGTYGQINSPERDNVLSVAQSFALPGYYKAQAGLSRAQIAGREQQLAQVQAELSRQVRRSYEQAVYARHHLRFLRGQDSIYAEFLRAAQLRFKTGEVARLEPANAIIQQGETQNLLARSRADLVVAQRQLQALLQARQAVFVADSTLQLLPAPTADTAQLASTPQARVLRQQLTERQAETRLVQARGLPDLTLGYTNQSLRGTYQENGRAVTYGPGNRFQSVQAGVAIPLLQGPQRARVQAARLQEQAAAATYQHYQAQATAQLDELRTRLLEQRQRVQFYQQTALPQAAIIVRLSQRAYKAGETTYSELLLNLERALSVRTAYLDALLQHNLTVIDLDYLLGTAAQ, from the coding sequence ATGTTCGACCGGCTGATTTATTTTTCCATTCACAACAAGCTCATCATTGGGCTGCTCACGCTGGCCCTGGTGACCTGGGGCGGCTACTCCCTGAGCCGGCTGCCGATTGACGCTGTACCTGACATCACCACCAACCAGGTGGTGGTTTACACCGTGGCGCCCTCACTGGCCGCCGGCGACATCGAGCGGCTGGTATCCTTCCCCATAGAGCAGAGCGTGGCCACCATTCCCGGCCGCGAGGAAGTGCGCTCCTTCTCGCGCTTTGGCCTCTCGGTGGTTACCATCGTCTTTGAGGATAAGCTTGACATCTACTGGGCGCGTCAGCAGGTAGCCGAGCGGCTGCGCGAAGCTGAAAGCCAGATTCCGGCCGGTATTGGCCGGCCGCAGCTGGCGCCCGTGAGTACCGGTCTGGGCGAAATATATCAGTACCTGGTGCGCGCCCGGCCCGGCTACGAACAGCGCTATGATGCCCGCGAACTGCGCACGATTCAGGACTGGATTGTGCGGCGCCAGCTGCTGGGCACCCCCGGCGTGGCGGATGTGAGTTCCTTCGGGGGGAAAGTAAAGCAGTACGAAATTGCCCTGGACCCGGCCCGGCTCCGTTCCCTGCACGTGACGGTAGACCAGGTTTACCAGGCCGTGGCGCGCAACAACCAGAACGCCGGCGGCGCCTACCTCGACCAGAAGCCCACGGCCTACGTCATCCGCACGGAAGGCCTGGCAGAAAATGCGGCTGACCTGGGCAACATTGTGGTGCGCAACACCCAGGGCGGGCTGCCCGTGCTCGTGCGCGACGTGGCCCAGGTTGGGCTGGGCTCGGCGGTGCGCTACGGGGCCATGACGCGCAACGATGAGGGCGAGGTTACCGGCGGCATCGTGCTGATGCTCAAAGGGGCCAACGCCAACGAAGTCATCAAAGCCGTGAAGGCGCGCATGCAGACGGTGCGCGCCTCGCTGCCCGAGGGCGTAACCGTTGACGTGTACCTGGACCGCTCCGATCTGGTGGGCCGCACTATTCACACCGTCAGCAAAAACCTGATTGAGGGCGCGCTTATCGTGGTCTTTGTGCTGGTACTGTTCCTGGGCAACTGGCGGGCAGGCCTGATAGTGGCCTCGGTTATTCCGCTGGCTATGCTGTTTGCCATCAGCATGATGCGGCTCTTCGGCGTATCGGGCAACCTGATGAGCCTGGGCGCCATCGACTTCGGGCTGATTGTTGACGGGGCCGTCATCATCGTGGAAGCCATTGTGCACCGGCTGCACGCAGGCCGCGGGCCCGGCCACGCCGCCGGGCAGCTGACGCGGCAGGAAATGAACGATGAAACCTACCAGGCGGCCGCGCAGATTCGTTCGTCGGCAGCCTTTGGCGAAATCATTCTCCTGATTGTATACCTGCCACTGCTGGCACTGGCCGGCATCGAGGGCAAAATGTTCCGGCCCATGGCCGAGACGGTAGCCTTCGCCATCCTGGGCGCTTTTATTCTTTCGCTGACCTATGTACCTATGATGTCGGCGCTGGCACTCAGCCGAAACCCGCGCTCCAAGCCGACTTTCTCCGACCATATGATGCGCTGGCTGGAAGCGCGCTACCGCCCCCTGGTCGGGTGGGCCCTCAGCCACAAAGCCGTTGTCCTGACCTCGGCCGGGGCGTTGTTTGGGGGGGCGCTGCTGCTGTTTCGCACGCTGGGCGGCGAGTTTATTCCTCAGCTCACGGAAGGCGACTTTGCCGTGGAGATGCGCACGCTCACCGGCTCTTCGCTCAGCTACACCGTGGACAAGAGCCTGCAGGCGGGCGGTATGCTGAAGCAGCAGTTTCCTGAGGTGAAGGAAGTCGTGGGCAAAATCGGCGCGGCCGAAATTCCGACGGACCCCATGCCGATGGATGCCGGTGACCTGATTGTGGTGCTCAGGCCGCAGCAGGAATGGACCTCGGCCGCCAGCCGCGAGGAGCTGGCCGAAAAGATGGCCCGGACCGTCGGCGTAATTCCCGGGGTTACGTTCAGCTTTCAGCAACCCATCCAGATGCGCTTCAACGAGCTTATCAGCGGAGCCAAGCAGGATGTGGTGCTTAAAATCTACGGCGAAGACCTGCAGCAGCTGGCCCTGTATGCCCGGCAGGCCGCCGCCCTGGCGCGCCAGGTACCCGGAGCAGAAGACGTGTACGTGGAGGAAATAACCGGCCTGCCGCAGATTGTGGTGAAGCTGGACCGCAACCGCATGGCCCGCTTTGGCCTGAACGCCGATGAGGTGAACCGCACGGTGCAGACGGCCTTTGCCGGGCAGCAGGCCGGGCAGCTGTTTGAGCAGGAACGCCGCTTCGACGTGGTGCTGCGCCTGCGTCCCGAGCTGCGCCGCAACATCGACCACGTGCGGCAGCTGCTCGTTGCCACACCCGATGGCGAGCAGGTTCCCCTGGAGCAGGTAGCTACCGTGCAGGCGCAGGAAGGCCCCAACCAGATTCAGCGCGACGACGCCAGGCGCCGCGTGACGGTGGCCTTCAACGTACGCGGCCGCGACGTGGAAACCGTGGTGGAGGAGCTGCAGGCAAAAGTCGACCGGCAGCTGAAGCTGGCGCCGGGCTACTATACCAGCTACGGCGGGCAGTTCGAAAACCTGCGCCAGGCCACCGGGCGGCTGGGCATTGCCGTGCCGGTGGCCCTGGGCCTCATCTTTGTGCTGCTGTTCTTCACCTTCCGGTCGCTGAAGCAGGCGGCATTGATTTTCACGGCCATTCCGCTTTCAGCTATCGGCGGGGTGCTGGCGTTGTGGCTGCGCGGCATGCCCTTCAGCATCTCGGCCGGGGTAGGCTTTATTGCCCTGTTTGGGGTGGCGGTGCTAAACGGAATCGTACTCATCGGGTACTTCAACCAGCTCAAAGCCGAAGGCGTCAGCAACCTGCGGGAGCGGATTCTGCGCGGAACGGCCGTACGGCTGCGCCCGGTGCTGATGACGGCCACGGTAGCCTCGCTGGGGTTTCTGCCGATGGCCCTGGCTCAATCGGCCGGCGCCGAGGTGCAACGGCCGCTGGCCACGGTAGTCATTGGCGGGCTGGTGACGGCTACACTGCTCACGCTGCTGGTGCTGCCGGCGCTCTACGCCCTGTCGGAACGAACTGATAAACCGGCGGCTTCGTCGCCAGCCCCCACTTGGCCGGGGCCGGTGCCCCTGCTGATGGCGCTGGTGGCGCTGGGGAGCAGCTGGTTGAGCGCAACTCCGGCCCGGGCCCAACCCCCCATCACGGCAAGCCAGGCGCTGACGCAGGCCCTGCAGGCCAACGGCACCGTGCAAGCCGCGCAACGCGCTCTGGAAGCGCAGCAGGCCCTGCACCGGACGGTCTACGACATTGGGCAAACCAGCGTGCTGGGCACCTATGGCCAGATTAACTCACCCGAGCGCGACAACGTGCTGAGCGTGGCTCAGTCCTTCGCGCTGCCGGGCTACTACAAAGCGCAGGCCGGGCTGAGCCGGGCGCAGATTGCGGGCCGGGAGCAGCAGCTGGCGCAGGTACAGGCCGAGCTAAGCCGGCAGGTACGCCGCAGCTACGAGCAGGCGGTGTACGCCCGCCACCACCTGCGCTTCCTGCGGGGGCAGGACAGCATCTACGCCGAGTTTCTGCGGGCTGCCCAGCTGCGCTTCAAAACCGGAGAAGTAGCCCGCCTGGAGCCGGCCAACGCCATCATCCAGCAGGGCGAAACGCAGAACCTGCTGGCCCGGAGCCGGGCCGACCTGGTAGTGGCGCAGCGCCAGCTGCAGGCGTTGCTGCAGGCCCGGCAGGCCGTCTTCGTGGCCGACAGCACCCTGCAGCTGCTGCCCGCCCCAACGGCCGATACAGCGCAGTTGGCTTCCACACCCCAGGCCCGGGTGCTACGGCAGCAGCTGACAGAGCGCCAGGCCGAAACCCGCCTGGTGCAGGCCCGCGGGCTGCCCGACCTGACGCTGGGCTACACCAACCAGTCCCTGCGCGGCACCTACCAAGAAAATGGGCGCGCCGTAACGTACGGCCCGGGCAACCGGTTTCAGAGCGTGCAGGCGGGCGTCGCCATTCCTCTTCTCCAGGGGCCGCAGCGGGCCCGCGTGCAGGCGGCCCGGCTGCAGGAGCAGGCAGCGGCGGCTACTTACCAGCACTACCAGGCCCAGGCCACGGCTCAGCTGGACGAACTGCGCACGCGCCTGCTGGAGCAGCGGCAGCGGGTTCAGTTCTATCAGCAGACGGCCCTGCCTCAGGCCGCCATCATCGTGCGCCTGAGCCAGCGCGCCTACAAAGCCGGCGAAACCACCTACTCCGAGCTGCTGCTCAACCTGGAGCGCGCCCTGAGCGTGCGCACGGCTTACCTCGACGCCCTGCTGCAGCACAACCTCACCGTCATCGACCTAGACTACCTGCTCGGCACCGCTGCGCAGTAG
- a CDS encoding DUF6660 family protein yields the protein MRLFCFLFSLYLACLSCFTCTDEMPERSQQTPTFFVSSSHTDAGDIGDWCSPLCQCHCCGGAIAPAAGLAATAPAKVREWAPATHRLPLTASPLPRASGTVWQPPRA from the coding sequence ATGCGGCTGTTCTGCTTCTTGTTTTCGCTGTACCTCGCGTGCCTGTCGTGCTTCACGTGCACCGACGAGATGCCGGAGCGCAGCCAGCAGACGCCAACCTTCTTTGTTTCCTCATCCCACACTGACGCCGGGGACATTGGGGATTGGTGCTCTCCGCTATGCCAATGCCACTGCTGCGGCGGGGCAATAGCACCCGCTGCTGGGCTGGCCGCAACAGCTCCCGCTAAAGTTAGAGAGTGGGCGCCTGCAACTCACCGCTTACCGCTCACGGCCTCGCCGCTTCCCCGTGCTTCGGGTACCGTGTGGCAGCCACCGCGGGCCTAG
- a CDS encoding site-specific integrase — translation MLRTKFYLTDGKATGETALYAACYLEGVRKKVYLPTLLVRPDQWDAKGQKYRRNFDNYPEANKLLKLLADELEKSHVERTARGKTTNVDDLRAIAARVTAGAPPAGPAGLLEEMGNWIEASKRDKSAATIKCYVTLQRHLTAYAKVRRLQPTFASLDSAFCEGFKSYLLRTVGLGNASINNQVKNLKVFLAATFEQELHEFAHFKRFRKLEAVAPELVYLTRDEKEQLYLLNLTGRPYLEQTRDIFLFECETGLRFSDVRALRPEQIVGGYILLTTIKTADLLRVPLSPLAQSILARYAGRRDGKALPVISNQKTNAYLKVVAELAGLDTPTTTTQHKGSQRVATTRPKWELVCTHTARRTFVTLALEGGMRPEVVMRITGHKDYKTLHRYLKITDAVVQGEFEQYVERQAAPLMRAG, via the coding sequence ATGCTACGAACCAAGTTTTACCTCACCGATGGCAAGGCCACCGGCGAAACGGCATTGTATGCCGCCTGTTACCTCGAAGGGGTACGCAAAAAAGTCTATCTGCCTACGCTGCTGGTGCGGCCCGATCAATGGGACGCCAAAGGGCAGAAGTACCGGCGCAACTTCGATAACTACCCCGAAGCCAATAAGCTGCTGAAGCTGCTGGCAGACGAACTTGAAAAGAGCCACGTTGAACGCACAGCCCGGGGCAAGACTACCAACGTTGATGACCTCCGGGCTATAGCCGCCCGTGTTACTGCCGGGGCACCGCCCGCCGGGCCCGCCGGACTGCTGGAGGAAATGGGTAACTGGATAGAGGCCAGCAAACGGGACAAATCAGCCGCAACTATCAAATGCTATGTGACGCTCCAGCGCCACCTCACGGCCTACGCAAAAGTGCGCCGGCTGCAGCCCACCTTTGCCAGCCTCGACTCCGCCTTTTGCGAAGGATTCAAAAGCTACCTCCTCCGCACCGTAGGGTTGGGCAATGCCTCCATCAACAACCAGGTGAAGAACCTGAAGGTGTTTTTGGCGGCCACCTTTGAGCAGGAACTACACGAGTTTGCCCACTTCAAACGGTTCCGCAAGCTGGAGGCCGTGGCCCCGGAGCTGGTTTACCTCACCAGAGACGAAAAGGAACAGCTATATCTGCTCAATCTTACGGGGCGGCCCTATCTGGAGCAGACCCGGGATATCTTCCTGTTTGAGTGCGAAACTGGCCTCCGGTTCTCCGATGTGCGGGCCCTCCGCCCAGAGCAGATTGTGGGCGGCTATATCCTGCTCACCACCATCAAAACGGCTGACCTGCTGCGGGTGCCTCTTTCGCCGCTGGCTCAATCCATCCTGGCACGGTACGCCGGCCGCCGTGATGGGAAAGCCCTTCCGGTAATCAGTAACCAGAAAACCAACGCCTACCTGAAAGTAGTGGCCGAATTGGCGGGCCTTGATACGCCCACCACTACCACACAGCACAAGGGGAGCCAACGGGTAGCCACCACCCGACCCAAGTGGGAGTTGGTATGCACCCACACCGCCCGCCGCACCTTCGTCACGTTGGCGCTGGAGGGCGGGATGCGGCCGGAGGTAGTGATGCGGATTACCGGCCACAAAGACTATAAGACGCTACACCGCTACCTGAAGATTACGGATGCAGTAGTGCAGGGCGAATTTGAACAATATGTTGAACGACAGGCTGCACCCTTGATGCGAGCTGGGTAG